Proteins encoded in a region of the Rutidosis leptorrhynchoides isolate AG116_Rl617_1_P2 chromosome 9, CSIRO_AGI_Rlap_v1, whole genome shotgun sequence genome:
- the LOC139869114 gene encoding uncharacterized protein, whose translation MNCKPPSYKGIEGTIELNRWFEKMESVFRLSNCGEADKVKYATGNLSGGALTWWTAYAGIVGWTAALAIPWETLKTMLAGKYFPRNQVQKFEVEFWELRMKNLEVEEYNNRFLELAALYPSMVTPESKKIEKYIIGLPPQIQGNVIAAGKEYIEATMLMTQNLVMAARRNAKEKQTEVKTTDNKRKFEPTQGASHNSNKKIGDITKNGYVGTKPQCKRCNKHHHRLCTAKYGRCKRIGHSIENCRVTLPATNTTPTVPTCFGCGEKGHYRNNCPKNKTATTDTAKGRAFVMTIEEARNDDDIITGTFLVNNCYASVLFDTGADRSYVSIEFCTLFDEKPQTLDTKCLVEMANGKFVKVDRIYKECNLTLANKTFKVDLMPVELGGFDVVLGMDWLSR comes from the coding sequence ATGAATTGTAAGCCACCAAGCTATAAAGGGATCGAAGGAACAATTGAACTAAaccgttggttcgaaaagatggaatctgtgTTTCGTCTAAGTAATTGCGGTGAAGCTGACAAGGTCAAGTATGCTACTGGAAATTTATCTGGTGGAGctctaacttggtggactgcttatgctggTATAGTTGGATGGACTGCTGCCCTAGCCATACCCTGGGAAACATTAAAAACTATGCTGGCTGGCAAGTATTTTCCCAGGAATCAAGTTCAGAAATTTGAAGTCGAATTTTGGGAGTTGAGAATGAAAAATCTTGAAGTTGAGGAATACAACAACCGATTTCTGGAGCTAGCTGCTCTATACCCTAGTATGGTTACTCCTGAGAGCAAGAAGATTGAAAAGTATATCATCGGTCTTCCTCCTCAAATCCAGGGGAATGTTATAGCTGCTGGTAAAGAATATATTGAGGCTACGATGTTAATGACCCAAAATCTGGTTATGGCTGCAAGGAGAAATGCTAAGGAAAAACAAACCGAAGTGAAGACTACTGATAACAAAAGAAAGTTTGAACCTACTCAAGGTGCAAGTCATAATTCAAACAAGAAGATTGGTGATATTACAAAAAATGGTTATGTTGGAACAAAGCCGCAATGTAAACGCTGTAATAAACATCATCATAGGTTGTGCACTGCTAAGTACGGAAGGTGTAAGAGGATTGGTCACTCGATTGAGAATTGTAGAGTTACTCTGCCTGCTACAAATACAACTCCAACCGTGCCTACTTGTTTCGGTTGTGGGGAAAAGGGGCATTACAGGAACAACTGCCCTAAGAACAAGACTGCAACAACTGATACTGCTAAGGGAAGAGCTTTCGTCATGACCATTGAAGAAGCTAGGAACGACGATGACATCATCACTGGTACGTTTCTTGTCAACAACTGCTATGCTTctgttttattcgatactggtgctgatagaagctatgtgTCTATTGAATTCTGTACCTTATTTGACGAGAAACCTCAAACCTTAGACACTAAGTGTCTTGTAGAAATGGCCAACGGGAAATTTGTAAAAGTTGACCGAATCTACAAGGAATGTAATCTGACTCTAGCCAATAAAACCTTCAAGGTTGACTTAATGCCTGTTGAACTAGGAGGCTTTGATGTAGTCTTAGGGATGGACTGGTTATCTCGATGA